One window of the Fusobacterium animalis 7_1 genome contains the following:
- a CDS encoding GTP pyrophosphokinase, with amino-acid sequence MDKLIKEEFFKEFSIDEDYFLSTGLDWNELENIYEDYIELVPLLEKEAEYIVSKLIDVPSVHSVRRRVKKPTHLIEKIIRKGKKYQERNISVLNYKEIVTDLIGIRVLHLFKDDWQNIHHEILNLWDIKETPQVNIRRGDYNLSQFKETIKDINCDVIVREHGYRSVHYLVGIDITKTLNISVEIQVRTVFEEAWSEIDHIMRYPYDVDNPIITEYLGIFNRIVGSADEMGTFLKKVKENFGNVRNTDEVQRELDMKFK; translated from the coding sequence ATGGATAAGCTAATAAAGGAAGAGTTTTTCAAGGAGTTTTCAATTGATGAAGATTACTTTCTTTCAACTGGCTTAGATTGGAATGAATTAGAAAATATATATGAGGATTATATTGAATTAGTTCCTCTTTTAGAAAAAGAAGCAGAATATATTGTATCAAAGTTAATAGATGTCCCTTCTGTACATTCTGTTAGAAGACGAGTGAAAAAACCCACACATCTTATTGAAAAAATAATTAGAAAGGGAAAAAAATATCAAGAAAGAAATATAAGTGTTTTAAATTATAAAGAAATTGTTACAGATTTAATTGGTATAAGAGTTTTACATCTTTTTAAAGATGATTGGCAAAATATTCATCATGAAATTTTAAATCTTTGGGATATTAAAGAAACTCCTCAAGTAAATATTAGAAGAGGAGACTATAACCTATCTCAATTTAAAGAAACAATAAAGGATATTAACTGTGATGTAATTGTTAGAGAACATGGTTATCGTTCAGTGCATTATTTAGTTGGTATAGATATAACAAAAACTCTTAATATTTCAGTTGAAATTCAAGTAAGAACTGTTTTTGAAGAGGCTTGGAGTGAAATAGATCATATTATGAGGTATCCTTATGATGTTGATAATCCTATTATAACTGAATATTTAGGAATATTTAACCGTATTGTAGGTTCAGCTGATGAAATGGGAACTTTTTTAAAAAAAGTTAAAGAAAATTTTGGAAATGTAAGAAATACAGATGAAGTCCAAAGAGAACTGGATATGAAATTTAAATAA
- a CDS encoding DUF4357 domain-containing protein gives MKASERKITKLFSESDTVFSIPVYQRDYNWQEKQCQRLFKDILQTGKNDKITSYFLGSIVYIHDGIYGTGEKEFHVIDGQQRMTTLTLLFLAIYYKLKGTILGKADKIYNQYVINPYSEKEIKLKLLPPEENLNILVKISNNRFDELEEFQDRNMLKNYLFFEKELEKLSFEEINHLLKGIEKLIYIDIALEKGKDDPQKIFESLNSTGLDLSQGDLIRNYILMDLERSEQNHIYKDYWIPIENNCKVSNGSEITSYVSDFIRDYLTLKTEKISSKPKVFEVFKTYYVNETHKKLEDMRRYSEAYSLIIKPYLEKDKDIQRELENLNSLDKTVINTFLIGIIKDYKDEILERDEFLNILILLQSYLWRRYITEKPTNSLNKIFQGMYSKISKNGDYYKNLEDILMTQDFPTDEELESALKLKNVYKDKEKLNYVFKKLENYNHNELIDFENEKITIEHIFPQKPGKAWKENYSDSELEQMISFKDTISNLTLTGSNSNLSNKSFLEKRDDEVHGYKNSKLYMNKYLGKLDEWNLLSMEARFESLYEDIVKIWQRPEDKVTDDMEKITFVLKGSTTSGTGRLLSNEKFEILKGTSIVLEVKSDNPTTFKRNKNLINDLLRKNLIEKLEDKYIFKENYIATSPSAAAVLVLGYTANGWNVWKTYEGKLLSEYRK, from the coding sequence TTGAAAGCAAGTGAAAGAAAAATTACAAAATTATTTTCAGAAAGCGACACAGTATTTTCTATTCCTGTTTATCAGAGAGATTATAATTGGCAAGAAAAGCAATGTCAAAGACTGTTTAAAGATATATTACAAACTGGAAAGAATGATAAAATAACTTCATATTTTTTAGGAAGTATAGTTTATATACATGATGGAATTTATGGTACAGGTGAAAAAGAATTTCATGTGATTGATGGACAACAAAGAATGACAACATTAACATTATTGTTTCTGGCAATTTATTATAAATTAAAGGGAACTATATTGGGAAAAGCTGATAAAATTTATAATCAGTATGTTATAAATCCATATTCTGAAAAAGAAATTAAATTAAAATTACTTCCACCTGAAGAAAATCTTAATATTTTAGTTAAAATTTCTAATAATAGATTTGATGAATTAGAAGAATTTCAAGATAGAAATATGCTAAAAAATTATCTATTTTTTGAAAAAGAGTTAGAAAAATTATCATTTGAAGAAATCAATCATCTTTTAAAAGGAATAGAAAAATTAATTTATATTGATATAGCACTTGAAAAAGGAAAAGATGACCCTCAAAAGATTTTTGAAAGTCTTAATTCAACTGGTTTAGATTTATCACAAGGAGATTTAATAAGAAACTATATCCTAATGGATTTAGAAAGAAGTGAACAAAATCACATATATAAAGATTATTGGATACCAATAGAAAATAATTGTAAAGTCAGTAATGGTAGTGAAATAACAAGTTATGTATCAGATTTTATCAGAGATTATTTAACTTTAAAAACAGAGAAAATTTCTTCAAAACCAAAAGTTTTTGAAGTATTTAAAACTTATTATGTCAATGAAACTCATAAAAAATTAGAAGATATGAGAAGATATTCAGAAGCATATTCTCTTATTATAAAACCATATTTAGAAAAAGATAAAGATATTCAAAGAGAATTAGAAAATCTAAATTCTTTAGATAAAACAGTTATCAATACCTTTCTTATAGGAATAATAAAAGACTATAAAGATGAAATTTTAGAAAGGGATGAATTTTTAAATATTCTTATTTTGCTTCAAAGTTATTTATGGAGAAGATATATAACTGAAAAACCTACTAATTCTTTAAATAAAATATTTCAAGGTATGTATTCAAAAATTTCAAAAAATGGAGATTATTATAAGAATTTAGAGGATATTTTAATGACACAAGACTTCCCAACAGATGAAGAATTAGAAAGTGCTTTAAAATTAAAAAATGTATACAAAGATAAGGAAAAATTAAATTATGTCTTTAAAAAGTTAGAAAATTATAATCATAATGAATTAATAGATTTTGAGAATGAAAAAATTACAATAGAACATATTTTTCCTCAAAAACCTGGTAAGGCTTGGAAGGAAAATTATTCTGATAGTGAATTGGAGCAAATGATAAGTTTTAAAGATACTATATCTAATTTAACTTTAACAGGGAGTAATTCTAATTTAAGCAATAAATCATTTTTAGAAAAAAGAGATGATGAAGTTCATGGTTACAAAAATAGTAAACTTTATATGAATAAATATCTAGGCAAACTTGATGAATGGAATTTATTATCTATGGAAGCAAGATTTGAAAGTTTATATGAAGATATAGTTAAAATTTGGCAAAGACCAGAAGATAAAGTAACTGATGATATGGAAAAAATAACTTTTGTTTTAAAAGGAAGTACTACTTCTGGAACAGGAAGATTGTTATCTAATGAAAAATTTGAAATTTTAAAGGGGACTTCAATAGTTTTAGAAGTAAAATCTGATAATCCTACAACTTTTAAAAGAAATAAAAATTTAATTAATGATTTATTAAGAAAAAATTTGATTGAAAAACTTGAAGATAAATATATATTTAAAGAAAATTATATTGCTACTTCTCCAAGTGCAGCAGCAGTTTTAGTTTTAGGCTATACTGCAAATGGGTGGAATGTTTGGAAAACTTATGAAGGTAAACTTTTAAGTGAATATAGAAAATAA
- the tsaB gene encoding tRNA (adenosine(37)-N6)-threonylcarbamoyltransferase complex dimerization subunit type 1 TsaB, with product MLILGIDTSTKICTCSIFDSENGIIAETSLSVKKNHSNIVMPMIDNLFKISDLTINDIDKIAVAIGPGSFTGVRIALGIAKGLAMALNKPLIAVNELDILEAIASGNENEIIPLIDARKERVYYKYQNKYVDDYLINLISNFDKNKKYIFVGDGAISYKNILKDNLGDNAIVLPMFNAFPRASILCELAINKEEANIYTLEPEYISKSRAEKKF from the coding sequence ATGCTGATTTTGGGAATTGATACTTCAACTAAAATTTGTACTTGTTCTATATTTGATAGTGAAAATGGTATTATTGCTGAAACAAGTTTATCAGTAAAGAAAAATCACTCAAATATTGTAATGCCAATGATTGATAATTTATTTAAAATTTCAGATTTAACTATAAATGATATAGATAAAATTGCAGTTGCAATAGGACCTGGTTCATTTACAGGTGTTAGAATTGCACTAGGGATTGCTAAGGGCTTGGCTATGGCACTTAATAAACCTTTAATTGCTGTCAATGAACTTGATATTTTAGAAGCAATAGCAAGTGGTAATGAAAATGAAATTATACCTTTGATTGATGCTAGAAAAGAAAGAGTGTATTATAAATATCAAAATAAATATGTAGATGATTATTTAATTAATTTAATTTCAAACTTTGATAAAAATAAAAAATATATTTTTGTTGGAGATGGAGCAATAAGTTATAAAAATATTTTAAAAGATAATTTAGGAGATAATGCTATTGTTTTACCTATGTTTAATGCTTTTCCAAGAGCTTCTATTTTATGTGAGCTAGCTATAAATAAAGAAGAAGCAAATATTTATACTTTGGAACCTGAATATATAAGTAAATCAAGAGCAGAGAAAAAATTTTAA
- the tsaE gene encoding tRNA (adenosine(37)-N6)-threonylcarbamoyltransferase complex ATPase subunit type 1 TsaE has product MEKVLTFSQIDELAKKLANYVEENTVIALIGELGTGKTTFTKTFAKEFGVKENLKSPTFNYVLEYLSGRMPLYHFDVYRLCNSEEIYEIGYEDYINNGGVALIEWANIILEDLPKEYIRIEFKYTTKEDERLVDIRYIGNKEKEAKFNADFGN; this is encoded by the coding sequence ATGGAAAAAGTTTTAACTTTTAGTCAAATAGATGAACTTGCTAAGAAATTAGCAAACTATGTGGAAGAAAATACAGTTATTGCTTTAATAGGCGAATTAGGAACTGGAAAAACAACTTTTACTAAAACTTTTGCTAAGGAATTTGGAGTAAAAGAAAATTTAAAAAGCCCAACATTCAACTATGTTCTTGAATATTTATCAGGTAGAATGCCACTATATCATTTTGATGTGTATAGACTATGTAATTCAGAAGAAATCTATGAGATAGGTTATGAAGATTATATAAATAATGGTGGAGTTGCACTTATTGAGTGGGCAAATATTATTTTAGAAGATTTACCAAAAGAATATATTAGAATAGAATTTAAGTATACAACAAAAGAAGATGAAAGACTTGTAGATATTAGATATATAGGAAATAAGGAAAAGGAGGCAAAATTTAATGCTGATTTTGGGAATTGA
- the rfaE2 gene encoding D-glycero-beta-D-manno-heptose 1-phosphate adenylyltransferase: MNISRKLATELVEEAKKSGKKVVFTNGCFDILHTGHVTYLNEAKRQGDILIVGVNSDKSVKKLKGETRPINSENDRAFVLDGLKAVDYTVIFNEDTPEELIACLKPSIHVKGGDYKKEDLPETKIVESYGGKVIILNFVEGKSTTNIIEKINKK, encoded by the coding sequence ATGAATATAAGTAGAAAATTAGCTACTGAGCTTGTAGAGGAAGCAAAAAAAAGTGGTAAAAAAGTGGTGTTTACCAATGGCTGTTTTGATATACTTCATACAGGACATGTAACTTATTTGAATGAAGCTAAAAGACAAGGAGATATTCTTATAGTTGGGGTTAATTCAGATAAGTCAGTAAAGAAATTAAAAGGAGAAACTAGACCTATAAATTCTGAAAATGATAGAGCCTTTGTTCTTGATGGATTAAAAGCAGTTGACTACACAGTTATATTCAATGAGGACACACCAGAAGAATTAATAGCTTGTTTAAAACCATCTATACATGTTAAAGGCGGAGATTATAAAAAAGAAGATTTACCTGAAACCAAAATTGTTGAAAGTTATGGTGGAAAAGTTATAATTTTAAATTTTGTTGAAGGAAAATCTACAACAAATATAATAGAAAAAATTAATAAAAAATAG
- a CDS encoding NUDIX hydrolase produces MNKNRILLRDRYFESAIMICITNIDGKDYFILEKRAKNIRQAGEISFPGGKKDKKDKNFRETAIRETLEELQIKRKSISNISKFGILVAATGVIIECYLCKLNIKSLDEIKYSKDEVEKLLVVPIDFFMKNKAIKGEVEISNTAKFDIKKYNFPNRYAKDWKIPSRYVYIYMYENEPIWGMTAEIICDFIKTLKENGKVGFYEYK; encoded by the coding sequence ATGAATAAAAATAGAATTTTATTAAGAGATAGATATTTTGAAAGTGCAATAATGATTTGTATCACAAATATTGATGGAAAAGATTATTTTATACTTGAAAAGAGAGCAAAAAATATAAGGCAAGCTGGAGAAATTTCTTTTCCTGGTGGGAAAAAAGATAAGAAAGATAAGAATTTCAGAGAAACAGCAATAAGAGAAACTCTTGAAGAATTACAAATAAAAAGAAAATCAATTTCAAATATAAGTAAATTTGGAATTTTAGTTGCTGCCACAGGAGTTATTATTGAATGTTATCTTTGTAAATTAAATATAAAAAGTTTAGATGAAATAAAATATAGTAAAGATGAAGTTGAAAAATTATTAGTTGTTCCTATTGACTTTTTTATGAAAAATAAAGCTATTAAGGGAGAAGTTGAAATTTCTAATACAGCAAAATTTGATATAAAAAAATATAATTTTCCTAATAGATATGCAAAAGATTGGAAAATTCCAAGTAGATATGTGTATATTTATATGTATGAGAATGAACCTATTTGGGGAATGACAGCTGAGATTATTTGTGATTTTATTAAGACATTGAAAGAAAATGGAAAGGTAGGCTTTTATGAATATAAGTAG
- the aroA gene encoding 3-phosphoshikimate 1-carboxyvinyltransferase: MNKKIIKADKLVGEVTPPPSKSILHRYIIASSLANGVSKIENISYSDDIIATIEAMKKLGAKIEKKDNYLLIDGSKTFDKEYLNNDNEIECNESGSTLRFLFPLSIVKKNKILFKGKGKLFKRPLSPYFENFDKYQINYSYINENEILLDGELKSGVYEIDGNISSQFITGLLFSLPLLNEDSKIIVKGKLESSSYIDITLNCLNKFGVNIINNSYKEFIIKGNQTYKSGNYQVEADYSQVAFFLVANSIGSNIKINGLNVNSLQGDKKIIDFISQIDNWNKKKKLILDGSETPDIIPILSLKACISKKEIEIVNIARLRIKESDRLKATVQELTKLGFDLIERKDSILINSRENFNKIINNSSVYLSSHLDHRIAMMIAIASTCYDGEIVLDNSDCVKKSYPNFWEVFLSLGGKIYEYLG; encoded by the coding sequence ATGAATAAAAAAATTATAAAAGCTGATAAATTAGTTGGTGAAGTTACTCCTCCACCATCAAAAAGTATATTACATAGATATATAATTGCTAGTTCTTTGGCAAATGGTGTATCTAAAATAGAAAATATTTCTTACTCTGATGATATAATAGCAACCATTGAGGCTATGAAAAAATTAGGTGCTAAAATAGAAAAAAAAGATAATTATCTTCTAATTGATGGCAGTAAAACTTTTGATAAAGAATACTTAAATAATGATAATGAAATTGAGTGTAACGAATCAGGCTCAACACTTAGATTTTTATTTCCATTATCAATAGTTAAAAAAAATAAGATTTTATTTAAAGGAAAAGGAAAATTATTTAAAAGACCTTTAAGTCCTTATTTTGAAAACTTTGATAAATATCAAATAAATTATTCATATATAAATGAAAATGAAATTTTATTAGATGGAGAATTAAAAAGTGGTGTTTATGAAATTGATGGAAATATCAGTTCACAATTTATAACTGGTTTACTTTTTTCTTTACCTTTATTAAATGAAGATTCTAAAATTATAGTAAAAGGTAAGTTGGAATCATCAAGCTATATAGATATTACATTAAATTGTTTAAATAAGTTTGGAGTAAATATTATTAATAATTCATATAAAGAATTTATAATTAAAGGTAATCAAACTTATAAGTCAGGAAATTATCAAGTTGAAGCAGATTATTCACAAGTAGCTTTCTTTTTAGTTGCAAATTCTATTGGTTCAAATATTAAAATAAATGGATTAAATGTTAATTCATTGCAAGGAGATAAAAAAATTATTGATTTCATTTCTCAAATTGATAATTGGAATAAGAAAAAAAAACTAATATTAGATGGCTCAGAAACTCCTGATATAATACCAATTTTATCTTTAAAGGCTTGTATTTCAAAAAAAGAAATTGAGATTGTAAATATAGCAAGGTTAAGAATAAAAGAAAGTGATAGACTTAAAGCAACTGTTCAAGAACTGACAAAATTAGGCTTTGATTTAATAGAGAGAAAAGACAGTATTTTAATTAATTCAAGAGAAAATTTTAACAAAATTATTAATAATAGTTCTGTATATTTATCATCACATTTAGACCATAGGATTGCTATGATGATAGCCATTGCTTCAACTTGTTATGACGGAGAAATTGTTTTAGATAATTCAGATTGTGTAAAAAAGTCATATCCAAACTTTTGGGAAGTTTTTTTATCACTAGGAGGAAAAATTTATGAATACTTGGGGTAA
- the aroC gene encoding chorismate synthase, protein MNTWGNKIRLSIFGESHGEAIGIVIDGLEAGAKLNLENINKFIERRKAGKSSFTTSRKEKDEYKILSGYKDGYTTGAPLCVIFENTNTISKDYENLKNLLRPNHADYPARIKFKGFNDIRGGGHFSGRITLPLTFVGAIAIDILEEKGVKIFSHIKRILDIKDKSFLDFKEIDFDKFKNLKESSLPFIENNLENKTKELLEKIKLSGNSVGGEIECACFNLPVGLGSPFFDSLESKISHLAFSVPAIKGISFGIGFEFANILGSEANDLYYLDNNEIKTKTNNNGGILGGLSTGMPLVFSVVVKPTSSISLEQKTVNIKEMKEDILKINGRHDACIVPRVLPVIEAVMALAILDEIL, encoded by the coding sequence ATGAATACTTGGGGTAATAAAATAAGATTATCTATTTTTGGAGAGTCTCATGGAGAAGCAATAGGAATAGTTATAGATGGTTTAGAAGCTGGAGCTAAATTGAATTTAGAGAATATAAATAAATTTATTGAAAGAAGAAAAGCTGGAAAATCTTCTTTTACTACTTCAAGAAAAGAAAAAGATGAGTATAAAATTTTAAGTGGCTATAAAGATGGTTACACAACTGGTGCTCCTCTTTGTGTGATATTTGAAAATACAAATACCATTTCAAAAGATTATGAAAATTTAAAAAATTTATTGAGACCTAATCATGCAGATTATCCAGCAAGAATAAAATTTAAAGGTTTTAATGATATTAGAGGTGGTGGACATTTTTCTGGAAGAATAACTTTGCCTTTGACTTTTGTAGGTGCTATTGCAATAGACATTTTAGAAGAAAAGGGAGTTAAAATATTTTCTCATATAAAAAGGATTTTGGATATAAAAGATAAAAGTTTCTTAGATTTTAAAGAAATAGATTTTGATAAATTTAAAAATTTAAAGGAAAGTTCTTTACCTTTTATAGAAAATAATTTAGAAAATAAAACAAAGGAATTATTAGAAAAAATAAAATTATCTGGAAATTCAGTTGGTGGAGAAATAGAATGTGCTTGTTTTAATCTACCTGTTGGATTAGGTAGTCCTTTTTTTGATAGCTTAGAAAGTAAAATTTCTCATTTAGCTTTTTCTGTTCCTGCTATAAAAGGAATCTCCTTTGGGATAGGTTTTGAGTTTGCAAATATCTTAGGCTCAGAAGCTAATGATTTATATTATTTAGATAATAATGAAATAAAGACCAAAACTAATAATAATGGTGGAATTTTAGGAGGACTTTCAACTGGAATGCCACTTGTATTCTCTGTTGTAGTAAAACCTACTTCATCTATAAGTTTAGAACAAAAAACTGTAAATATAAAAGAGATGAAAGAAGATATTTTAAAAATAAATGGTAGGCATGATGCTTGTATAGTCCCAAGAGTATTGCCAGTGATAGAAGCTGTTATGGCACTAGCAATACTTGATGAGATATTATAA
- a CDS encoding MATE family efflux transporter — protein sequence MQEEIKELNPLGYKTIGKLLKSLAIPAIIANLVNALYNVVDQIFIGQRVGYLGNAATNIAFPITTICLAIGLTLGIGGASNFNLELGKGYPEKSKHTAGTAASTLIIIGIILCIIVRIFLEPLMIGFGATDKILEYSMKYTGITSYGIPFLLFSIGVNPLVRADGNAKYSMVAIVIGAILNTILDPLFMFVYNWGIAGAAWATVISQIVSALLLLIYFPRFKSVKFSLNDFIPQLHYLKRIISLGFASFIYQFSNMIVLVTTNNLLKIYGKNSIYGSDIPIAVFGIVMKINVIFIAIVLGLVQGAQPIFGFNYGAKNYHRVRETMRLLLKVTFSIATILFIIFQVFPKQIISLFGEGDKLYFEFATKYMRIFLAFISLNSIQISIATFFPSIGKAIKGAIVSLTKQLIVLFPLLLTLPRFFGVEGVIYATPLTDLIAFTVAIIFLINEFKYMPKS from the coding sequence ATGCAAGAAGAAATAAAAGAACTTAATCCTTTGGGCTATAAAACAATAGGAAAATTATTAAAATCATTAGCTATACCAGCAATTATTGCCAACTTAGTTAATGCACTATACAATGTTGTTGACCAAATATTTATAGGACAAAGAGTAGGATATTTAGGAAATGCTGCAACAAATATTGCTTTTCCAATTACAACTATATGTTTAGCAATAGGACTTACTTTGGGGATAGGAGGAGCTTCAAATTTTAACTTAGAATTAGGAAAAGGCTATCCAGAAAAATCAAAACATACTGCTGGTACAGCTGCAAGTACACTAATTATAATAGGGATTATACTTTGCATAATAGTTAGAATTTTTTTAGAACCTTTGATGATTGGCTTTGGAGCAACAGACAAAATTTTAGAATATTCTATGAAATATACAGGGATAACATCTTATGGGATACCATTTTTATTATTTTCAATAGGAGTTAATCCTTTAGTAAGAGCAGATGGAAATGCAAAATATTCAATGGTTGCAATAGTTATAGGAGCAATATTAAATACAATTTTAGACCCTTTATTTATGTTTGTGTATAATTGGGGAATAGCAGGAGCTGCTTGGGCAACTGTTATAAGCCAAATTGTATCAGCATTATTGTTACTTATATATTTTCCAAGATTTAAATCAGTAAAATTCTCTTTAAATGATTTTATCCCACAATTACATTATTTAAAAAGAATTATTTCATTGGGCTTTGCTTCTTTTATTTATCAATTTTCTAATATGATAGTTTTAGTTACAACTAATAATTTATTAAAAATATATGGAAAAAATTCTATATATGGAAGTGATATACCAATAGCAGTTTTTGGAATTGTTATGAAGATAAATGTTATTTTTATCGCAATAGTCTTAGGGCTTGTTCAAGGGGCACAACCAATATTTGGCTTTAACTATGGAGCTAAAAATTATCACAGAGTTAGAGAAACAATGAGATTACTTTTAAAGGTTACATTTAGTATAGCAACTATTTTATTTATAATATTTCAAGTTTTTCCTAAACAAATTATCTCTTTATTTGGAGAAGGAGATAAATTATATTTTGAATTTGCAACAAAGTATATGAGAATATTTTTGGCATTTATCTCATTAAATTCAATACAAATATCAATAGCAACTTTCTTTCCTTCAATAGGAAAAGCTATAAAGGGAGCTATTGTATCTTTGACAAAACAGTTAATAGTTTTATTTCCATTACTTCTAACATTACCAAGATTTTTTGGAGTTGAAGGTGTAATTTATGCAACACCTCTTACAGATTTAATTGCTTTTACTGTTGCAATTATTTTCTTAATAAATGAATTTAAATATATGCCCAAATCCTAA
- a CDS encoding Crp/Fnr family transcriptional regulator: MKTKNSDIERIEVFQGILKNSINEIKNNSDIIELKKNKALYSDRQVLDYVYFLVSGNVSLVKSNENGENKVIFLLNSGAMINEPLMRKNTSGIECWGFEDAKILRISFKTFDKIMAKDYILTRNCMLFMEKRIRRLYRQLKNSTSTNIEKKLAAKLYRLGTLYGIESIKDKFILINLNLTVTYLAKMLGYQRETVSRSIKLLSEKAIILLEDRKFYIDMEKARQFFKK, encoded by the coding sequence ATGAAAACTAAAAATAGTGATATAGAAAGAATAGAAGTTTTTCAAGGAATATTAAAAAATTCTATAAATGAAATTAAAAATAATTCAGATATAATAGAATTGAAGAAAAATAAAGCACTCTATTCAGATAGACAAGTTTTAGATTATGTATATTTTTTAGTTTCAGGAAATGTAAGTCTTGTAAAATCTAATGAAAATGGGGAGAATAAAGTTATTTTTTTATTAAATAGTGGTGCTATGATAAATGAACCATTAATGAGGAAAAATACTTCTGGTATAGAATGTTGGGGTTTTGAAGATGCAAAAATTCTTAGAATAAGTTTTAAAACTTTTGATAAAATTATGGCTAAGGATTATATTTTGACTAGAAACTGTATGTTATTTATGGAGAAAAGAATAAGAAGATTATATAGACAATTAAAAAATTCAACTTCAACAAATATAGAAAAAAAATTAGCTGCTAAATTGTATAGATTAGGAACTTTATATGGAATTGAAAGTATAAAAGACAAATTTATTTTAATAAATTTGAATTTAACAGTAACTTATCTTGCAAAGATGTTAGGCTATCAAAGAGAAACAGTATCAAGAAGTATAAAATTATTAAGTGAAAAAGCTATTATTTTATTAGAAGATAGAAAGTTTTATATAGATATGGAAAAAGCAAGACAATTCTTTAAGAAATAA
- the asrA gene encoding anaerobic sulfite reductase subunit AsrA, which yields MKLRLSIEEFDRGLEELSKKYLIFAPRTFEKRGTYSDTDVVRYAKVNNFSEMNWKDKSHFPAKEALLPVNEILFYFTEDEYKAASEDTRERLVFLRACDMNAIKRIDQIYLGNGASNDFFYARTRKKTKFIVVGCSKTFRNCFCVSMGTNKADNYDAAMNIRENEIQLEIRNEDLNVFSGKEIEFDIDYVSKNEFEVDLPEKVDFMYIQNHKMWDEYDSRCIGCGRCNYSCPTCTCFSMQDIHYKENENMGERRRVWASCQVDGYTNIAGGHSFRQKQGQRMRFKTLHKIHDYKKRFGENMCVGCGRCDDMCPQYISISEAYEKVARVMREKDNEELISEVYEKVVKAMKEKREE from the coding sequence ATGAAACTTAGATTAAGTATTGAGGAGTTTGATAGGGGCTTAGAAGAATTATCAAAAAAATATTTGATATTTGCTCCTAGAACTTTTGAAAAGAGGGGAACATATTCTGACACAGATGTTGTTAGGTATGCAAAGGTAAATAATTTTTCTGAGATGAATTGGAAAGATAAATCTCATTTTCCAGCAAAAGAAGCATTATTACCTGTTAATGAAATTCTATTTTATTTTACAGAAGATGAGTATAAAGCAGCCTCAGAAGATACCAGAGAAAGATTGGTATTTTTAAGGGCTTGTGATATGAATGCAATAAAAAGAATAGATCAAATATATTTGGGTAATGGGGCTAGCAATGATTTTTTCTATGCTAGAACTAGAAAAAAAACAAAATTTATTGTTGTGGGTTGTAGCAAAACTTTTAGAAACTGTTTTTGTGTAAGTATGGGAACAAATAAAGCTGATAACTATGATGCAGCAATGAATATAAGAGAAAATGAAATTCAACTTGAAATCAGAAATGAAGACTTAAATGTTTTTTCTGGAAAAGAAATAGAGTTTGATATAGATTATGTGAGTAAAAATGAATTTGAAGTTGATTTACCTGAAAAAGTAGATTTTATGTATATACAAAATCATAAGATGTGGGACGAGTATGACAGTAGATGTATAGGTTGTGGTAGATGTAATTACAGTTGTCCTACTTGTACTTGTTTCTCTATGCAAGATATACACTATAAAGAAAATGAAAATATGGGAGAAAGAAGAAGAGTTTGGGCTTCTTGCCAAGTTGATGGTTACACAAATATTGCAGGTGGTCATTCATTCAGACAAAAGCAAGGGCAAAGAATGAGATTTAAAACTTTACATAAAATTCACGATTATAAAAAAAGATTTGGTGAAAATATGTGTGTAGGTTGTGGTAGATGTGATGATATGTGTCCACAATATATTTCAATATCTGAGGCTTATGAAAAGGTTGCTCGTGTTATGAGAGAGAAAGATAATGAAGAATTAATATCGGAAGTTTATGAAAAAGTTGTTAAAGCAATGAAAGAAAAAAGAGAGGAGTAG